A genome region from Planctomycetota bacterium includes the following:
- the lpxK gene encoding tetraacyldisaccharide 4'-kinase, producing MADLAQRWRDLVSGRSSGLRASLGRAALCLAEVPYSCAMRLRNWRYDSGRAEIKHVDAPVICVGNLTMGGTGKTPMVSWLAQHLRDRGLRVAIVSRGYGAEAGARNDEALELEQRLPDVPHLQNPNRHEAAQTAVEEFAAEVVVLDDGFQHRRLARDFDLVLLDAADPTGLGHVFPRGMLREPFSGIVRADAVVLSRADMLPMAERATLHSQVSKISPDAVWAEAVHRPQRLLASSGAAQPLGHLAGKRVAAFCGIGNPAGFRHSLEQCGYQVAELMTFTDHHAYSRGDVEELTAWARTNSADAVVCTHKDLVKIGVDQLGGVPLWALAIGLEFTAGQGDLIAAIDAVLPVDRNSLA from the coding sequence ATGGCCGATCTAGCGCAGCGCTGGCGCGATTTGGTCTCGGGGCGCTCGTCGGGACTCAGGGCATCGCTCGGCCGCGCGGCATTGTGCCTGGCCGAAGTTCCCTACTCGTGCGCCATGCGGCTGCGCAACTGGCGCTATGACTCCGGCCGCGCCGAGATCAAGCATGTCGATGCGCCGGTGATCTGTGTGGGCAATCTGACGATGGGAGGCACCGGCAAGACGCCGATGGTCTCGTGGCTGGCTCAGCATTTGCGCGACCGCGGTTTGCGCGTGGCGATTGTCAGCCGGGGTTATGGGGCCGAAGCCGGCGCGCGCAACGACGAGGCGCTCGAACTCGAACAGCGCTTACCCGACGTGCCCCATCTGCAAAACCCCAATCGGCACGAGGCGGCGCAAACCGCCGTCGAGGAGTTCGCCGCCGAGGTGGTGGTGTTGGACGACGGCTTTCAACACCGCCGATTGGCGCGAGACTTTGACCTGGTGCTGCTCGACGCCGCCGATCCGACCGGGCTGGGGCATGTCTTTCCGCGGGGGATGTTGCGCGAGCCGTTCTCGGGCATTGTCCGGGCCGACGCGGTCGTCCTCTCGCGCGCCGACATGCTGCCCATGGCCGAGCGCGCGACGCTACACTCACAAGTCTCAAAGATTTCCCCCGACGCAGTCTGGGCCGAGGCCGTTCATCGTCCCCAGCGCTTGCTCGCGTCAAGCGGCGCGGCACAACCGCTGGGGCACCTGGCGGGTAAGCGCGTCGCGGCGTTTTGTGGCATCGGCAACCCGGCTGGCTTTCGCCACTCGCTCGAACAATGCGGCTATCAAGTTGCCGAGTTGATGACGTTCACCGACCATCACGCCTACTCGCGAGGCGATGTCGAAGAGTTGACCGCTTGGGCACGCACGAATTCCGCCGACGCGGTGGTTTGCACACACAAGGATCTGGTCAAAATCGGCGTCGATCAACTCGGCGGCGTGCCGCTGTGGGCCTTAGCGATCGGGCTCGAGTTCACGGCCGGGCAGGGTGATTTGATCGCGGCCATCGACGCCGTCCTGCCGGTCGACCGGAATTCGCTCGCCTGA
- a CDS encoding glycosyltransferase family 2 protein produces MSDNLAIGAGPGVPNLVSVVIPTYNRADLLGRAIQSVLDQTHTEVEALVVDDGSTDHTREVVARFTDPRVRYFHQANAGVSAARNTGLLAARGEFIALLDSDDAWLPWKLRAQVAFLRRFPEAGNVWTEMSAIDETGTIVAPRYLRTYYNAYTFVTTDEVFAKQNVGAVGRDFPEVPAEYADERYYVGNIFRYMILGNLIHTSTVLMRRERLRQVGGFDVTLPVTGEDYDFHLRTTSFGPVGYMNVPSILYRIGSTDQLSSAANQLHIARNNLLTLERGLARAGDRSDLPRRLINRRFAESHSWIGREELRAGDRQAARRHLGASLRYKPLQPATAAQFALSILPSDLTRAAYGVWHGLKALRQPRPVNA; encoded by the coding sequence ATGAGTGACAATCTCGCGATTGGCGCCGGGCCGGGCGTGCCGAACCTGGTCAGCGTGGTCATTCCCACCTACAACCGCGCCGATTTGCTGGGCCGCGCCATTCAAAGCGTGCTGGACCAGACACACACCGAGGTCGAAGCCTTGGTCGTTGACGACGGTTCGACCGACCATACTCGCGAAGTCGTCGCCAGGTTTACTGACCCGCGCGTCCGATATTTCCATCAAGCAAACGCTGGTGTTTCGGCGGCCCGGAATACGGGGCTGTTGGCTGCCCGTGGCGAGTTCATCGCCCTGCTCGATTCCGACGATGCCTGGCTGCCGTGGAAACTGAGGGCCCAGGTCGCGTTCCTGCGTCGCTTTCCCGAAGCGGGCAACGTGTGGACCGAGATGTCGGCCATCGACGAGACCGGCACGATCGTCGCACCACGTTACTTGCGCACGTATTACAACGCCTATACGTTTGTCACCACCGACGAAGTCTTTGCCAAGCAGAATGTCGGCGCTGTCGGCCGTGACTTTCCCGAAGTGCCGGCCGAGTATGCCGACGAGCGGTATTACGTGGGCAATATCTTCCGATACATGATTCTGGGAAACCTGATCCATACGTCGACCGTGTTGATGCGGCGCGAGCGGTTGCGACAGGTGGGCGGCTTTGATGTCACCTTGCCCGTCACCGGCGAAGATTATGACTTCCACCTGCGGACGACCTCGTTTGGTCCGGTCGGTTACATGAACGTGCCGAGCATTCTCTACCGGATCGGTTCGACCGATCAACTTTCGTCGGCCGCCAACCAATTGCACATTGCCCGGAACAATCTGCTGACGCTCGAGCGCGGCCTGGCCCGCGCCGGCGACCGTAGCGACCTGCCACGCCGGCTGATCAATCGCCGGTTCGCCGAATCGCACAGTTGGATCGGCCGCGAAGAGTTGCGGGCCGGCGACCGGCAGGCGGCGCGACGTCACCTGGGGGCCAGCTTGCGGTACAAGCCGTTGCAGCCGGCCACTGCGGCGCAGTTTGCACTGAGTATTCTGCCCAGCGACCTCACGCGCGCGGCCTACGGCGTCTGGCATGGGCTGAAAGCCCTGCGGCAACCGCGCCCCGTAAATGCGTAA
- the cysC gene encoding adenylyl-sulfate kinase: MTDPKVVWHATSVTRAEREQLNGHRGCVVWFTGLSGSGKSTVANQVDVALTCAGMHTFLLDGDNVRHGLNATPKLLEATHGGEFARRFGLGFSAEDREENIRRIGSVAQLFCEAGLIVLTAFVSPYRRDRDRVRALLAPGDFIEVFVDTPLAVCEARDPKGLYKQARAGTLKGMTGIDDPYEPPECPELTLAGGTAPAEQLAEQVVNYLRQSGKLAIGPAKS; encoded by the coding sequence ATGACCGATCCCAAAGTGGTCTGGCACGCGACCAGCGTCACCCGCGCCGAGCGCGAACAATTGAATGGCCATCGGGGCTGCGTGGTCTGGTTCACGGGCCTGAGCGGCAGCGGCAAGAGCACGGTCGCCAACCAGGTCGACGTGGCGTTGACATGTGCGGGCATGCACACTTTTCTGCTCGATGGCGACAACGTGCGGCACGGCCTGAACGCGACGCCCAAGCTGCTCGAGGCGACGCACGGCGGCGAGTTTGCCCGCCGCTTTGGCCTGGGCTTTTCCGCCGAGGATCGCGAGGAAAACATCCGCCGCATCGGCTCGGTCGCCCAATTGTTCTGCGAAGCGGGCCTGATCGTATTGACCGCGTTTGTCAGCCCTTACCGCCGCGATCGGGACCGGGTCCGGGCGCTACTCGCGCCAGGAGACTTCATCGAAGTCTTTGTCGACACGCCGCTGGCGGTCTGCGAAGCCCGCGATCCCAAGGGACTTTACAAGCAAGCCCGAGCCGGGACATTGAAAGGAATGACGGGAATCGACGACCCGTACGAGCCTCCTGAGTGCCCCGAGTTGACCCTGGCCGGGGGTACAGCGCCGGCTGAGCAATTGGCCGAACAGGTCGTCAACTATCTTCGTCAATCAGGAAAGCTAGCAATCGGGCCGGCGAAGAGCTAG
- a CDS encoding glycosyltransferase family 4 protein encodes MRIGLVIEHFDPRRGGAEMWTCQFARRLARLGHEVHAIARDIAPSMQDAGLIFEPVRAGSSRVEFATAAEAVARRLNLDVVHDNGDGWYGDLLLPHAGIREAMFEQQLLIEPRWLRPFKRLAARWLPRYREFKQVGDRQYGDPRRIYLAISQMLATNMRQYHNVPASQIRLVYNGIDTARFAPDQIAEHRQSMRAKLDVRDGEVLLLIVAINFRRKGVPTLLRATARLAQQGLPVRAVVVGGKRLAPWQRQLDRLGIAERVTLVGHVDDPRPYYGAADAYVLPTFYDPCSLVVLEALACGLPVVTSRFNGAGELITPGQEGYIVADPADDAELATALTPLFDAEHRASLGAAARQLALDHALERNCREILAVYDEIVARRAVRAA; translated from the coding sequence ATGAGAATTGGCTTGGTGATCGAACATTTTGATCCGCGGCGCGGCGGCGCGGAAATGTGGACGTGCCAGTTCGCGCGGCGACTCGCTCGACTGGGGCACGAGGTCCACGCCATCGCGCGGGACATCGCCCCGTCGATGCAGGACGCCGGCTTGATCTTCGAGCCCGTGCGGGCCGGCTCGTCGCGCGTCGAGTTCGCCACGGCGGCCGAAGCCGTCGCTCGTCGGCTGAACTTGGACGTTGTTCACGATAACGGCGACGGCTGGTACGGCGACTTGTTGTTGCCGCACGCGGGCATTCGCGAGGCGATGTTCGAGCAGCAATTGTTGATCGAGCCGCGCTGGCTGCGGCCGTTCAAGCGCCTGGCCGCGCGCTGGCTGCCGCGCTATCGCGAGTTCAAGCAGGTGGGGGACCGGCAATACGGCGACCCGCGGCGGATTTACCTGGCCATCTCGCAAATGCTGGCCACGAACATGCGGCAATATCACAATGTGCCGGCCAGTCAGATTCGACTGGTCTACAACGGCATCGACACGGCGCGCTTCGCGCCGGACCAGATCGCCGAACACCGCCAGTCGATGCGCGCCAAGCTGGACGTGCGCGACGGCGAGGTACTGCTGTTGATCGTGGCGATCAACTTTCGCCGTAAGGGAGTGCCGACTCTGTTGCGCGCGACGGCGCGACTGGCCCAGCAAGGCTTGCCAGTTCGAGCAGTCGTCGTCGGCGGCAAACGATTGGCTCCTTGGCAGCGTCAACTCGACCGACTGGGCATTGCCGAGCGTGTCACTCTGGTCGGGCACGTCGATGACCCACGGCCTTATTACGGTGCGGCCGACGCTTACGTGCTGCCGACGTTCTACGACCCGTGCAGTCTGGTGGTGCTCGAGGCGCTGGCCTGCGGGCTGCCCGTGGTGACCAGCCGCTTCAACGGCGCCGGCGAATTGATCACGCCAGGGCAAGAGGGGTACATCGTCGCCGACCCAGCGGACGATGCCGAGTTGGCCACAGCGTTGACACCGCTGTTCGATGCCGAGCATCGGGCATCGCTCGGCGCGGCGGCGCGCCAGTTGGCGCTCGATCACGCGCTGGAACGGAATTGCCGCGAGATACTGGCCGTGTACGACGAGATCGTCGCCCGGCGCGCGGTTCGTGCGGCGTGA
- a CDS encoding acyl-CoA/acyl-ACP dehydrogenase yields the protein MNESLKQILAPDDPALDALCERLRGAADALDTSGAWPAQQLAWLGEAGVYRWFLPEEYGGCGWSEADVIRGYLRLSAACLTTTFIVTQRTGACRRIADCENDASKSRWLPPLLTDEAFATVGISHLTTSRRYLQRPVLRAAARGTGYLLDGYSPWVTGADAADCVVIGAMLDDGRQLLVALPTDAPGVSTEAPAQLVALSASHTGPLRLNNVEVPAEWILAGPIENVMSRGSGSTGGLQTSTLALGLSRAATEYMLTEAERGRTELRAPAESLAAECEQTIADVLAVAEGQPACSSEDLRGRANSIALRSTQAALAAAKGAGYVVGHPTGRWCREALFFLVWSCPQPVLNATLCELAGLE from the coding sequence ATGAACGAGTCGCTGAAACAAATCCTCGCGCCTGACGATCCGGCACTCGATGCGCTGTGCGAGCGCTTGCGCGGCGCGGCCGATGCGCTCGACACCAGCGGCGCTTGGCCGGCCCAGCAACTGGCCTGGCTGGGCGAAGCGGGCGTCTATCGTTGGTTCTTGCCCGAGGAGTACGGCGGCTGTGGCTGGAGCGAGGCGGACGTCATTCGCGGCTACTTGCGTCTGAGCGCCGCCTGTCTGACCACGACGTTTATCGTTACCCAGCGCACTGGCGCGTGCCGACGGATCGCCGACTGCGAAAACGACGCCAGCAAGTCGCGCTGGCTGCCGCCGCTGCTGACTGACGAAGCCTTCGCCACGGTCGGCATTTCGCACCTGACCACCAGCCGTCGTTATCTGCAGCGCCCCGTCTTGCGTGCCGCAGCGCGCGGCACAGGTTACCTGCTCGACGGTTACAGCCCCTGGGTCACCGGCGCCGATGCCGCCGACTGCGTGGTAATTGGCGCGATGCTCGACGACGGCCGGCAACTGCTCGTGGCGCTGCCGACCGACGCGCCCGGCGTATCAACCGAAGCGCCGGCCCAGTTGGTCGCCCTGTCGGCCAGTCACACCGGGCCGCTGCGACTAAACAACGTCGAAGTTCCGGCCGAATGGATCCTGGCCGGCCCGATCGAGAATGTCATGTCCCGTGGCAGCGGATCAACCGGCGGCCTGCAAACGTCGACGCTCGCGCTCGGCCTGAGCCGCGCCGCGACCGAGTATATGCTGACCGAAGCCGAGCGCGGCCGCACCGAGCTGCGCGCGCCGGCCGAGTCGCTAGCCGCCGAGTGCGAGCAAACTATCGCTGATGTGCTGGCGGTGGCCGAAGGGCAGCCGGCGTGTTCTTCGGAAGACCTGCGCGGCCGCGCCAACAGCATCGCCCTCCGTTCGACCCAGGCGGCGCTGGCCGCGGCCAAAGGGGCCGGCTATGTTGTGGGACATCCGACGGGGCGCTGGTGCCGCGAGGCGTTGTTCTTCCTGGTGTGGAGCTGCCCGCAGCCGGTGCTGAACGCCACGTTGTGCGAACTGGCAGGACTGGAATAA
- the waaF gene encoding lipopolysaccharide heptosyltransferase II, which yields MNVGIFLPNWVGDVVMATPTLRALSRRFGDDRLIGVMRPHVADVLAGTRWLDSVIHYDPRSCDPHVKDFNVLVQLRQARLDAVVLMTNSWRTALLGWLSGAKQRVGYGREGRSWLLTHPLRPTMHGRKYVPGPVLDYYLELAYALGCERESPVMELATRGVDEFQVDALWRKHALVGQRVVTLNSSGAFGAAKLWPTEYFAELARRIVLQLDRSVLVLCGPSERAIAAQIVAGANHPRVVSLANEDIGLGLSKACVRRSELLVTTDSGPRHFAGAFGVPVVTLFGPTDQAWSDNHFPHATNLQLRLDCSPCQQRVCPLGHHRCMRDLTVEQVYRAVAAHLGGGEQVHAA from the coding sequence ATGAACGTCGGAATCTTCTTGCCAAATTGGGTCGGTGATGTGGTGATGGCCACGCCGACGTTGCGCGCGCTGAGTCGCCGGTTTGGCGACGACCGGCTGATTGGCGTCATGCGGCCCCACGTGGCCGACGTGCTGGCCGGCACGCGCTGGCTCGACTCGGTAATTCACTACGACCCGCGCAGCTGCGATCCGCACGTCAAGGACTTCAACGTACTGGTCCAGCTGCGCCAAGCTCGGCTCGATGCCGTGGTGCTGATGACCAATTCGTGGCGGACGGCGCTGCTGGGCTGGCTGAGCGGCGCTAAACAGCGCGTGGGCTACGGCCGCGAGGGGCGGAGCTGGCTGCTGACCCATCCGCTGCGGCCCACGATGCATGGCCGCAAGTACGTGCCGGGCCCGGTGCTCGATTATTACCTGGAACTGGCCTACGCGCTAGGTTGCGAGCGTGAATCGCCCGTGATGGAACTGGCGACGCGCGGCGTCGACGAGTTCCAGGTCGACGCCCTGTGGCGCAAGCACGCCCTGGTCGGTCAACGTGTAGTGACGTTGAATTCCAGCGGCGCGTTCGGCGCGGCCAAGCTGTGGCCGACGGAATACTTCGCCGAATTGGCGCGGCGGATCGTCCTGCAGCTTGATCGTTCCGTGTTGGTGCTGTGCGGCCCGAGTGAGCGGGCGATCGCCGCGCAAATCGTGGCCGGCGCGAATCACCCCCGGGTGGTCAGCCTGGCCAACGAGGACATCGGCCTCGGGCTCAGCAAGGCTTGCGTGCGGCGCAGCGAGTTGCTGGTCACTACCGATAGCGGGCCGCGACATTTCGCCGGGGCGTTCGGCGTGCCGGTGGTGACACTCTTCGGGCCGACCGACCAGGCGTGGAGCGACAACCACTTTCCTCACGCGACAAACTTGCAATTGCGGCTTGATTGCTCGCCGTGCCAACAACGCGTCTGCCCGCTGGGTCATCATCGCTGCATGCGCGATTTGACCGTGGAGCAGGTTTACCGGGCCGTGGCGGCGCACCTGGGCGGAGGAGAACAGGTCCATGCCGCTTGA
- a CDS encoding bifunctional heptose 7-phosphate kinase/heptose 1-phosphate adenyltransferase — translation MSTSDLLTCLERLGQPRVLVLGDFILDRYTWGDAERVSQEAPVILLRADHREARLGGAGNVAAMLRGLDAQVTCAGIVGDDLDGRQVRELLTSCGANADLLLADATRPTTVKERFIGRAQGRHPHQILRVDSEVRAPIGAALEAQFAQRLATLIGQHDVVLISDYDKGVCTPALLRKVIDRCRELDVPVLVDPIRGHDYSRYRGATSMTPNRTEAGQATGLTIDSRTAALEAAERLKTSLGLDFSIVTLDRDGMALVDRGGDGEIYPTKPRAVYDITGAGDMVLAMIGVCVAAGLAPADCVRLGNVAGGLEVEKVGVAVIPRAEIRTRLLADRPLQLGKVVEPDALLALATAHRASGERIALVRGTFATFDLAQVRALEAAASSADVLVVAVDGSSAGGNATISMLGAAADERASLLAALACVRYVVSLPAGVEQQFLSQLQPDVLASSSESSSARHTPGRKAA, via the coding sequence ATGAGCACTAGCGACTTGTTGACGTGTCTCGAACGATTGGGCCAGCCCCGCGTGCTGGTCCTGGGGGACTTCATCCTCGATCGCTACACCTGGGGTGACGCCGAACGCGTCAGTCAGGAAGCGCCGGTCATTTTGCTGCGCGCCGATCATCGCGAAGCCCGACTTGGCGGGGCTGGCAACGTGGCCGCCATGTTGCGCGGACTCGACGCCCAGGTCACCTGCGCCGGCATCGTCGGCGACGATCTCGACGGCCGTCAGGTCCGCGAGCTGCTGACGTCGTGCGGCGCCAATGCCGACTTGCTGCTGGCCGACGCGACTCGGCCGACCACCGTGAAAGAGCGCTTCATCGGCCGTGCTCAGGGCCGACACCCGCACCAGATCCTGCGCGTCGACAGCGAAGTGCGCGCCCCGATCGGCGCGGCCTTGGAGGCTCAATTCGCCCAGCGGTTGGCGACGCTGATCGGTCAGCACGACGTGGTGCTGATCTCGGACTACGACAAGGGCGTCTGCACGCCGGCGCTATTGCGCAAGGTGATCGACCGCTGCCGCGAACTCGACGTGCCGGTGCTCGTCGACCCGATCCGCGGCCACGACTATTCTCGCTATCGCGGCGCGACCAGCATGACGCCCAACCGAACTGAAGCCGGCCAGGCGACGGGCCTGACCATTGATTCCAGGACGGCAGCCCTCGAAGCGGCCGAGCGCTTGAAAACTTCGCTCGGCCTCGACTTTTCCATCGTCACGCTCGACCGGGACGGCATGGCCCTGGTCGACCGCGGTGGCGATGGGGAAATCTATCCCACGAAGCCGCGGGCCGTTTACGACATTACCGGCGCTGGGGATATGGTGCTGGCGATGATCGGCGTCTGCGTGGCCGCTGGTCTGGCGCCGGCCGACTGTGTGCGACTGGGGAACGTGGCCGGCGGGCTGGAAGTCGAAAAGGTCGGCGTGGCGGTGATTCCCCGTGCCGAAATCCGCACCCGCTTGCTGGCCGATCGGCCGTTGCAACTCGGTAAAGTCGTCGAGCCGGACGCGCTGCTGGCCCTGGCCACGGCGCATCGCGCCTCGGGCGAGCGAATCGCCCTGGTGCGCGGCACGTTCGCGACGTTCGATCTGGCTCAGGTGCGCGCGCTCGAAGCGGCCGCCAGTTCCGCCGACGTGCTGGTCGTGGCGGTCGATGGCTCGAGCGCCGGTGGTAACGCGACGATCTCAATGCTTGGCGCTGCGGCGGACGAGCGGGCGAGTCTGCTCGCGGCCTTGGCCTGTGTCCGCTATGTCGTGTCGCTCCCTGCCGGCGTTGAACAGCAATTCCTCAGTCAGTTGCAGCCCGACGTGCTGGCCTCGTCGAGCGAATCGTCCTCCGCGCGGCACACGCCCGGCCGCAAAGCCGCTTGA
- the ilvB gene encoding biosynthetic-type acetolactate synthase large subunit translates to MILSRVQPLGLFSTQRSLQSRFPSVATAAKPNVSNQLVSGADIAVQCLINQGVKVMFAYPGGASMPLHQSLTRFKDQLRTVLPRHEQGCGFGAQGYSRSTGLPSVCMATSGPGATNLVTCIADAKLDSIPLIAITGQVPTRVIGTDAFQETPIVEVCRGITKHHYLVTDVNDITRVMREAFHIATTGRPGPVLIDMPKDVQQAHCVPDYDAPMNLPGYKPTRKAPPEQLAQVVAAIKRAKRPVIYAGGGIISSDAAQELRTLVKKTGIPVTMTVMGLGAFPNEDPLSLDMLGMHGSVYANMAVDQADLLVALGVRFDDRVTGKVAEFAKHGFIVHIDIDPSELNKNKEAHIPIASDVKYALTELNKIVERPTADLQPWYDQIAAWKKSDPFKYDTNFAGITSQSAISELSRLTQNRDTIISVGVGQHQMWTAQFYKFRNPRTFLSSSGLGTMGFGLPAAVGAKIAHPDKLVVDIDGDGSFQMNIQELATCFCEKVPVKVLLLNNQHLGMVVQWEDRFHQSNRAHTYLGPIDDPEATGQGDGLGPKRRFPDFVAIAKGYGCGGRSIRLKSELTEALQEMIDYDGPYVLDVEVPYQEHVLPMIPTGKTVQDLIKE, encoded by the coding sequence ATGATCTTGTCCCGAGTGCAACCGCTCGGGCTCTTTTCGACGCAACGATCCCTTCAAAGCAGGTTTCCATCCGTGGCCACAGCAGCCAAGCCCAACGTCAGCAATCAACTGGTCAGCGGCGCCGACATTGCCGTGCAGTGCCTGATCAATCAAGGCGTCAAGGTGATGTTCGCCTATCCCGGCGGCGCGAGCATGCCCTTGCACCAGTCACTGACCCGGTTCAAGGACCAACTCCGCACCGTATTGCCCCGCCACGAACAAGGTTGCGGCTTTGGCGCGCAAGGCTATTCGCGGTCGACAGGTCTGCCCAGCGTCTGCATGGCCACCAGCGGCCCCGGCGCCACCAACCTGGTTACCTGCATTGCCGACGCCAAACTGGACAGCATTCCCCTGATCGCCATTACGGGGCAGGTTCCCACCCGCGTGATCGGCACCGATGCCTTCCAAGAAACGCCCATTGTCGAAGTCTGTCGCGGGATCACCAAGCATCACTACCTGGTGACCGATGTGAACGACATCACGCGCGTGATGCGCGAAGCGTTCCACATCGCCACCACGGGTCGCCCGGGCCCGGTGCTGATCGATATGCCCAAGGACGTGCAACAAGCTCACTGCGTTCCCGACTATGACGCCCCGATGAACCTGCCGGGCTACAAGCCAACGCGCAAGGCGCCGCCCGAGCAACTGGCCCAGGTCGTGGCGGCCATCAAGCGCGCCAAGCGGCCGGTAATTTACGCCGGCGGCGGCATTATCTCTTCAGACGCGGCCCAAGAACTGCGGACCCTGGTCAAGAAGACCGGCATTCCGGTCACGATGACCGTGATGGGGCTGGGTGCGTTCCCGAACGAAGATCCGTTGTCGCTCGACATGCTGGGCATGCACGGCAGCGTCTACGCCAACATGGCCGTCGACCAGGCCGACTTGCTGGTGGCGCTGGGCGTGCGATTCGACGACCGCGTGACTGGCAAGGTGGCCGAGTTCGCCAAGCACGGGTTCATCGTTCATATCGACATCGACCCGTCCGAATTGAACAAGAACAAGGAAGCGCACATCCCAATTGCCAGCGACGTGAAATACGCGCTGACCGAGCTGAACAAGATTGTCGAGCGGCCGACCGCCGACTTGCAGCCCTGGTACGACCAAATTGCCGCTTGGAAGAAGTCGGACCCGTTCAAGTACGACACGAACTTCGCGGGTATCACGTCGCAGAGCGCGATTAGCGAGCTGTCGCGGCTGACGCAGAATCGCGACACGATCATCAGCGTGGGCGTGGGCCAACACCAGATGTGGACTGCCCAGTTCTACAAGTTCCGCAATCCGCGCACGTTCCTCAGCAGTTCGGGTCTGGGGACGATGGGCTTTGGGCTGCCGGCGGCCGTGGGCGCCAAAATCGCCCACCCCGACAAGCTGGTCGTCGACATCGACGGCGACGGCAGCTTCCAGATGAACATCCAGGAACTGGCCACCTGCTTCTGCGAGAAGGTGCCAGTCAAGGTGTTGCTGCTGAACAACCAGCACTTGGGCATGGTCGTGCAGTGGGAGGACCGCTTCCACCAGTCGAACCGCGCTCACACCTACCTGGGTCCGATCGACGATCCCGAGGCCACCGGCCAGGGCGACGGGCTGGGGCCGAAGCGCCGCTTTCCCGACTTTGTGGCCATCGCCAAGGGCTATGGCTGCGGCGGCCGCTCGATCCGGCTCAAGTCGGAACTGACCGAAGCCTTGCAAGAAATGATCGACTACGACGGGCCATACGTGCTCGATGTCGAAGTGCCGTATCAGGAGCACGTGCTGCCGATGATTCCGACGGGCAAGACCGTGCAAGACCTGATCAAGGAATAA
- a CDS encoding isocitrate/isopropylmalate dehydrogenase family protein yields MAYEVTLITGDGTGPELAEAARRCVDATGVKINWDVQEAGVDVMARTGTPLPDAVLESIKRTRCALKAPITTPVGTGFRSINVHLRQAFGLYACIRPCKIYKGVRSYFSHIPVDLVIVRENTEDLYAGTEFERGKPETAELIKFINEHSKSGKVKTSAAETGISIKPISVSGSERIFRCGFDYARANGRKKVTAVHKANIMKFSDGLFLEVARNVAKEYPDIEFEDRIVDNMCMQLVQKPELYDVLVLPNLYGDVLSDLAAGLVGGLGVAPGANIGPEGAVFEATHGSAPKYKGQNKVNPTALILSGMLMLKHLKEEKASQRLEKAVADVIAEGKRVTYDLKADRNDPTAVGTREMADAIIAKL; encoded by the coding sequence ATGGCCTACGAAGTTACTCTGATCACCGGGGACGGCACCGGACCTGAACTTGCCGAGGCCGCTCGCCGCTGTGTCGACGCCACGGGTGTGAAGATCAACTGGGACGTGCAAGAGGCCGGCGTCGACGTGATGGCCCGCACCGGCACGCCGCTTCCCGATGCGGTGCTGGAAAGCATCAAGCGGACTCGCTGTGCGCTCAAGGCCCCGATCACCACGCCGGTCGGCACGGGCTTTCGCAGCATCAACGTCCACTTGCGTCAGGCGTTCGGACTGTACGCCTGCATTCGCCCCTGCAAGATCTACAAGGGAGTCCGCTCCTACTTCAGCCATATTCCGGTCGACCTGGTGATCGTGCGCGAGAACACCGAAGACTTGTACGCCGGCACCGAGTTCGAACGCGGCAAGCCCGAGACCGCCGAGCTGATCAAGTTCATCAACGAACATTCCAAGAGCGGCAAGGTCAAGACCAGCGCCGCCGAGACCGGCATCAGCATCAAGCCAATCAGCGTGTCGGGCAGCGAGCGGATCTTCCGCTGTGGCTTCGATTACGCCCGGGCCAACGGTCGCAAGAAAGTGACTGCGGTCCACAAGGCGAACATCATGAAGTTCTCCGACGGGTTGTTCCTGGAAGTGGCCCGCAACGTGGCCAAGGAATACCCGGACATCGAGTTCGAAGACCGGATCGTCGACAACATGTGCATGCAGCTCGTCCAGAAGCCCGAGTTGTACGATGTGCTGGTGTTGCCGAACCTGTATGGTGACGTGCTCAGCGACCTGGCCGCCGGCCTGGTCGGTGGCTTGGGCGTGGCGCCGGGCGCGAACATCGGCCCCGAAGGCGCGGTGTTCGAGGCCACCCACGGCAGCGCTCCCAAGTACAAGGGGCAGAACAAGGTCAACCCGACGGCGTTGATTCTGTCGGGCATGCTAATGCTCAAGCACCTCAAGGAAGAAAAAGCGTCCCAGCGGCTCGAAAAGGCCGTGGCCGACGTGATCGCCGAAGGGAAGCGAGTCACCTACGATCTGAAGGCCGACCGGAACGATCCGACCGCCGTCGGCACGCGCGAAATGGCCGACGCCATCATCGCCAAGCTCTAA